ATCGCTTCGAAGACGGTACCGGGAAAGTCCGGTGGCAAGTTCGGGTATTTGACCGGTAGAACTTGCTCGAAGCGTTCGCGGCTTGGCGTGCCCGGCCGGCCTAAATTGAAGGCGAATTCGTTCCATTCTTCGATCTGCTCCTCGCTCACTTTGCTTAGTACCCAAGATACAATCTCTTGGTCTCTCGCGGTATCCGATGAGTTGGCCACGGCCTCGAGGAATTCTTCCTGATCGAGCTTGAAGAAGTCGATGAAAAGGCCGTCTAGCCCTTTGGGACTGCAAAAGGAGGCGAGGTACTCCTCGCTCAGTTTTCCTTGGTTTTTCAGGTGCGCTTTGTCGATGAATCGCCCGAGGTGATAGATGCCAAAGAGTTTTTCGGAGGGGAGTCGGATGTTCATGTTATTCCTTGTTTAGGCTATCGAGTAAGATTGTGACGGGGCCGTCGTTGAGAAGGTCGACTTTCATATCGGCCGCGAAAACTCCGGTGTGAACTGGTTTGCCCGTTATTTGTTCAAGTTTCTGGCAAACGGACAGATAGTCGGCCTTCCCTTTTTCGGGAGCGGCCGCGGCGTTGAAGCTGGGGCGGTTTCCCTTCTTGGTGCTCGCGATCAATGTGAATTGGCTAACCACCAGCAGTTCTCCTTCTATGGCTTTGAGCGATTGGTTCATTTGTCCGTTCTCATCCTCGAATATACGCATATTCGCGATCTTGCGAGCGATCCAATCGATATCTTCCGCGGTATCGTCTCGATGAACGCCCAGAAGGACCAGAGCTCCCTGTCCGATGGAGGAATAGACTCGTCCCTCGATGGTGACCGAAGCTCGAGAAACGCGCTGTATGACTGCTTTCATTGGGAAGGAAGGAATCTGCGGACTTCCACGGATGCAAGTAAGCTCTGACTGCCTTCCCAACACATATACTCGACTCTTCTAGATACAAAAAAGGCGGGCCGAAGCCCGCCAGAAATGATGTAAGTCTAAAAGTTTCTCGAGTTACTCGAATTCCACGGCGACTTCGACATCCGCGTCGTAGTCCACTCCGTTTACCCCGAAGCCGAAGAGCTTGAGGAACTCGCTTTGGTAGCCGTCGAAATCGGTGTACTGGTCAATGGTATCGGTTTCG
This region of Pelagicoccus albus genomic DNA includes:
- a CDS encoding DUF5069 domain-containing protein; translated protein: MNIRLPSEKLFGIYHLGRFIDKAHLKNQGKLSEEYLASFCSPKGLDGLFIDFFKLDQEEFLEAVANSSDTARDQEIVSWVLSKVSEEQIEEWNEFAFNLGRPGTPSRERFEQVLPVKYPNLPPDFPGTVFEAIEADEKN
- the dtd gene encoding D-aminoacyl-tRNA deacylase, translated to MKAVIQRVSRASVTIEGRVYSSIGQGALVLLGVHRDDTAEDIDWIARKIANMRIFEDENGQMNQSLKAIEGELLVVSQFTLIASTKKGNRPSFNAAAAPEKGKADYLSVCQKLEQITGKPVHTGVFAADMKVDLLNDGPVTILLDSLNKE